Part of the Caballeronia sp. SL2Y3 genome is shown below.
TCTGCGTTGACCCACTGGCCGTAGCCGGACGACGCCTCCGCCTGCCAGACAAGGATCTCGGGCGTTTCATACGGATGCCGCTGCGCGACGAACTGCTGAAGCTCATCTACCCGCGCGACGCTCGTTTTGATCAGCACCTGCACTTCCTGCGACGACTCCACCGCGCCCTTCCAGTGATAGTGCGACTCGACCGCGCCGAGCTTGGTCACGCACGCGGCGAGGCGCGCTTCGAGAATGCCCTGAGCGAGCGCGTTCGCCGATTCGGCATCGGGCAGCGTGGTCAGCATCAGGACGACGGGAACGTTCACTCGCGGCTCCGGGAAAGCAGGTAACGACCAATATCGTAGCATTCGCCGACTGCGCCGCATCGCTACAGAACCGGCCTACGGAAAAGTGCCGCCCGAAACAAAAAAGGCCAAGCTGAGCTTGGCCTTCTTGCTGACTGCTACCGAAACTTATTCAGCTTCCTGAACTTCTTCGGTTTCTTCGACTTCCGGGCGATCCATCAACTGGACCAGCGCCATCGGGGCGTTGTCGCCGACGCGGAAGCCGAACTTCAGGATGCTCAGGTAGCCACCCGGACGGTTCGCGTAGCGCGGGCCGAGCACGTCGAACAGCTTCGCGACGGAATCACGGTC
Proteins encoded:
- the cutA gene encoding divalent-cation tolerance protein CutA; the encoded protein is MLTTLPDAESANALAQGILEARLAACVTKLGAVESHYHWKGAVESSQEVQVLIKTSVARVDELQQFVAQRHPYETPEILVWQAEASSGYGQWVNAETQRRIHV